A genomic segment from Bremerella cremea encodes:
- a CDS encoding PAS domain S-box protein, producing MKAFTLSTFFACFVLGTLTATTLAETQDCQSCPLPGAATQPTNAAMEGPVHYFSHLFDTSDFPARWNCGNWSADLGWLHILSDGAIAAVYFAIPLALLVFLAKRPTVPFPFLLCLFAAFILLCGSGHLMEAVMFWWPAYRFTGLIKLLTALVSLATLIALLPILPKALALPDVVALNQQLADEIGRRKILASIIDCSSDAIFSKESEGVISSWNRGAERLYGYTAEEAIGQTVTLIVPEDRRSEVHELLGQIAQGTSIENFETIRVCKDGTLRDISLSLFPLYDAQDQIFGAASIGRDISAQKQLERALQSSKKRFDSLLQANIVGIMTSSLDGKVGQANNEMLRILGFSRQELENQAICWHDLVTPESRGSIHADAWKTTSMTQQHRAWEAEFERPDGSRVPAMIGVTNLDAEEGLYLCFVLDITNQRAARQAMKEAKELAEKANQAKSDFLATITHELRTPLSGVIAMTELLADTELDEDQQKFVNCCCSSGNALLALINNVLDVSKIEKGRLELSYHAFDLSAMLEDVVQTMHARAANQAITLTCRWDSTQKLIVEGDSHRLCQVLLNLIGNAIKFTPAGEVTLTVEAKRQMERQIELSFSVEDTGIGISADCLDKLFQPFMQADSSTSRRFGGTGLGLSICQQLVQAMGGNIQVESQPEVGSRFYFTLVLPVIESPSPSEQTRTPRLNKEKPTPPTTDLPAPQQTKTCHVLVAEDNATNQLFIREILTRGGWHCTIAFNGIEALERATSERFDLVLMDCQMPEMDGFEATQKIRQWEQASQQSVRLPIIGLTANAFRGDRQRCLDAGMDDYLSKPYTRVQFWEVLSRHIDSQAPSAVETAPNAMEEQAAPAIDIDSLLDQCLDDVNFMSSLLETFTRDGQTHIQQLEHHLQVEDAKGVADRAHQIAGMASIVGAKHLHKLSCHMEELGAIAELSTAKDAIKPLKSEFEQCIRISNRWRNSVTGTT from the coding sequence TTGAAGGCTTTTACTCTGAGCACGTTCTTCGCATGTTTCGTGCTTGGCACGCTCACGGCAACCACCTTAGCAGAAACGCAGGACTGCCAGAGCTGTCCTCTGCCTGGTGCCGCCACGCAACCGACCAATGCGGCCATGGAAGGTCCGGTTCACTATTTCAGTCATTTGTTCGATACCAGCGACTTCCCGGCTCGGTGGAATTGTGGGAACTGGTCGGCTGATTTAGGCTGGCTGCATATTCTCTCAGATGGGGCCATCGCGGCGGTTTACTTTGCGATACCGCTGGCGTTATTAGTGTTTTTGGCGAAGCGGCCAACCGTTCCCTTTCCATTCTTGCTGTGCTTGTTCGCGGCATTTATCCTGCTGTGCGGCAGCGGGCACCTGATGGAAGCGGTGATGTTCTGGTGGCCAGCGTATCGCTTCACAGGGCTTATTAAATTACTCACGGCGTTGGTTTCTCTGGCCACGCTAATCGCCCTGCTGCCGATCCTGCCCAAAGCGCTGGCCTTGCCCGATGTGGTGGCTTTGAACCAACAACTGGCCGACGAAATTGGTCGCCGTAAGATCCTGGCTTCTATCATCGATTGCAGTAGCGATGCGATCTTCAGCAAGGAAAGCGAAGGGGTAATTTCTAGCTGGAATCGCGGCGCGGAACGGTTATACGGTTACACGGCCGAAGAAGCAATTGGCCAGACGGTGACTTTGATTGTGCCGGAAGATCGGCGTTCGGAGGTGCACGAACTGCTTGGACAGATCGCCCAGGGTACCTCGATCGAGAACTTCGAAACGATTCGCGTTTGTAAAGATGGAACGCTCCGAGATATTTCGCTTTCGCTCTTTCCGCTCTACGACGCGCAAGACCAAATCTTTGGCGCGGCATCGATTGGGCGAGACATCTCGGCGCAAAAGCAACTCGAACGTGCTCTGCAAAGCAGTAAGAAGCGTTTCGACAGCTTATTGCAAGCGAACATTGTGGGGATCATGACGTCTTCCCTGGATGGCAAAGTGGGGCAAGCCAATAACGAGATGTTGCGAATCCTTGGCTTCTCGCGGCAAGAATTGGAAAATCAAGCGATATGCTGGCACGACCTTGTCACGCCTGAGTCGCGCGGCAGCATCCATGCCGACGCCTGGAAGACGACCTCGATGACCCAGCAGCATCGAGCTTGGGAAGCCGAGTTCGAGCGTCCCGATGGCTCTCGTGTTCCGGCGATGATTGGTGTGACGAATCTGGACGCGGAAGAAGGGCTTTACCTTTGCTTTGTGTTAGATATCACCAACCAAAGGGCCGCGCGCCAAGCAATGAAGGAAGCGAAAGAACTGGCCGAAAAAGCGAACCAGGCCAAAAGCGATTTCCTGGCAACCATCACCCACGAACTACGCACGCCGCTAAGTGGTGTGATCGCCATGACCGAGCTTTTGGCCGATACCGAGCTCGACGAAGATCAACAGAAGTTCGTCAACTGTTGTTGTTCCAGTGGGAACGCGCTGCTGGCGTTGATCAACAATGTGCTCGATGTTTCGAAAATCGAGAAAGGGCGGCTCGAACTGAGTTATCACGCTTTTGATCTTTCGGCCATGTTAGAAGACGTGGTGCAAACGATGCATGCCCGCGCGGCCAACCAAGCGATCACCCTCACGTGCCGGTGGGACTCGACGCAGAAGTTGATCGTGGAAGGGGATAGTCATCGGCTGTGCCAGGTTCTGCTTAACCTGATCGGCAATGCCATCAAGTTTACTCCCGCTGGCGAGGTGACTTTGACGGTGGAAGCGAAACGTCAGATGGAAAGGCAAATCGAACTATCCTTCAGCGTGGAAGACACGGGGATCGGGATTTCTGCCGATTGCCTCGACAAGCTGTTTCAACCCTTCATGCAAGCCGACAGCTCGACCAGTCGTCGCTTTGGCGGCACCGGCCTGGGTCTGAGTATCTGCCAGCAATTGGTGCAAGCGATGGGCGGGAACATTCAAGTGGAAAGTCAGCCAGAGGTTGGCTCGCGATTCTACTTTACGTTGGTGCTACCGGTCATCGAATCTCCTTCCCCTAGCGAGCAGACGCGGACGCCACGTTTGAACAAGGAGAAGCCGACCCCACCAACAACCGATCTACCTGCGCCGCAACAAACCAAGACCTGCCACGTGTTGGTGGCCGAGGACAACGCAACCAATCAACTTTTCATTCGTGAAATCCTGACTCGCGGAGGTTGGCATTGCACGATTGCGTTTAATGGAATCGAAGCTCTGGAACGAGCCACCTCCGAGCGGTTCGATCTGGTGTTGATGGATTGCCAGATGCCTGAAATGGACGGCTTTGAAGCCACGCAGAAGATTCGCCAGTGGGAACAAGCAAGCCAGCAATCTGTGCGACTCCCCATTATCGGGCTGACGGCCAATGCGTTCCGGGGTGATCGGCAGCGCTGCCTTGATGCAGGCATGGACGACTACCTTTCCAAACCGTACACGCGGGTTCAGTTCTGGGAAGTTCTTAGTCGGCATATCGACAGCCAAGCCCCGTCCGCTGTGGAGACCGCCCCAAACGCTATGGAAGAACAAGCCGCGCCGGCGATCGATATCGACTCGCTGTTAGACCAATGCCTGGATGATGTGAACTTCATGAGTTCGCTGCTAGAAACGTTCACCCGCGACGGTCAGACGCACATTCAGCAACTCGAACACCATCTTCAAGTCGAGGACGCGAAGGGGGTGGCCGATCGAGCGCATCAAATCGCCGGGATGGCTTCGATTGTGGGGGCCAAGCATCTTCACAAGTTATCGTGCCACATGGAAGAGTTGGGGGCGATTGCCGAACTTTCAACCGCCAAAGATGCGATTAAGCCCCTGAAAAGCGAGTTCGAGCAGTGTATCCGCATCTCGAATCGTTGGCGAAATTCAGTCACTGGGACAACCTAA